ATTTGGAGTTAAGGGTGTACTCTGCCCAATAACTGACCATTAACCAtttaaaaaccaccaaaccattTCTCTGGGGACGGCATTCACTCCTCCTGTGTGTTTATTTCACAACTCAGAAGATGTTCTGCATGTTGAACATGAAGCTGCAAAACAGATCAGTCCAAACTCATGTCAAACTGCTTTATTACATCTTAAATAACATTACATTTTAATATAGTATCTATCTTGCATCCAGCTTTCTTGAAGTACACtgactttaaaattaaatacaaaaggTGAAGAGGGATACAGGGCGTGGAGAAAGCTCTACAGAGTAGTTTCATGAAAGAGAGTAAGAGGGAACTCATCTTTTATGCCAAATCCAGGCCTAACGCACAATTACAGCACATTTTTGTACAGAATGttgcagaaaaaacaaaatggagaaaagcTACTACTGCTGCTAGGAAGGAGCATTTCTGGATACAGTGAGAAGATAGGAAAGAACAATCTGCTGTCCAAACACTGCtgcttttaacattttatttgaaaagaaagcCAGGAAAACCTGCTCATTACAAAAATGACTCTGATCAGATGCAAAGGACTCATCCTGCAAGAGGAACTGGCTGTGAGGAACTGATTTATAAAGAAGATGGTCTAGGTTCCCTCCTCCCACACCCCAGAATCTTTGACAGCGATTGTTTGAACaggctgtttcttttttttttttttttctttaaaaaaaaaaaagtgacttaTCACGCTACTCCAAAACGTGCATAGCTTTGTACTGGAGTTCTTCATAGATTTATGCACAGAGTAGCAACAATAAATGAATACAGCGACAatggttacagtttttaaacaggttatttcttcaaagaaaaaacatcTAAGGACTTAGTCCAATATGCACTTTTTAGCATTTCTACAGCATGCGATTCTAAGAGTAAACCCACCCAATATGGCAAACAAtcaaaaaaggttttttttttttctgtttaacttAGAAAGTTCAAGatcattattttcaaaacattgaTTTGTACATCATTTCATACACAAAGAATTGACTCAATACCCAAGTGTAGGATAGGTCTCTTTTGAAAACAGAGATTCCTGGTTGTTGAGACTTATAGGATAGTGTTAGGATATATAAACTGCCCTTCCAAGTGGACAAAccaaaacagattaaaaaaatcagtgtggTGAAAAAggggggggcaggagggaccaAGGATTGCATTTGTAATCCATAAAAGGTGAAAGGATTCTTTAAACAAGCATTCATTACCTTTTACAGCATGTGCTTGGTTACCTTACTGCTTAACATTATCCTATATATGCCAAGTTTTGTGCAACAATTATCTGTGatactagaaaataaaaataaaaaaaaattagggacTAAATTTACAGCGTTAACAACCCCCAGTGCTCTGGGCTAGGACTCCCTTGTTTTGCTCAATTAAATACATaaggaaatgtatttaaaaaggaaacttgaaaaaaatcctgctaCAAACATGACTTTAAAATTTGCAAGTGTGTGAGATAAAGTCCTTAACTTCAACTTGGAAACTACAGTGAAAGCTAACTGTTTCACAATTATGCTCAAGTTTATTTTCTGGTCATGCTTTTTATGATagtgtttcatttgtttttaaattctcaagacaaaaaaaatggtCCCAAAAGGAATGCACAATTTCATTTTGCTTACAACACAGAAATTCTTCTTGGAAAGGTAATTGTGCTCTTCATTTCAGCAACAGGAGACGGAAAAGATCTTGCCCTTTGAAGTTGGGGAGGATGGGGGTCCAAGTTAGTATGGTTGGATTGGATATGCTATcgtttttaatttttaaccgTTGGAAACTTCTTCCAGTCGTGGAGTCCGCTGCTCTTCTGGCACACAGAAACATCTGGTGAGAGTCACACTTTGAGAAACTGCAAACAAGTGGcaagctctgctgtccccaccactgccacatccaggcattatccacccacccctcccacAAGGGTATTTATTTACTCAAAAACCCACTGAGTAATACAGTAATTAAAAACAGGCCTCCAGAAATTTGTCACTGCATACATTAATGGTCATCTAAACCCCCCAACTGCTCAGGTTTGCTCCTCACTGATTTCCCACCCTGAATGATCAGCACCAAGTAACAGCACTGCTGGCAAAAAGCACTCTGGACCCCAAAGCACCCAAAATGAGTTGGGTACTCACCTACTTCAGTTCCAGATCTTGAGGAAGCTGTCCCATGACCCTGTTGCCACTGCCATGCCATCATCAGTCACACCTAAGCAACTGACACGGTTATCGTGACCAGCAAGGACACCTGAGTGAGAAATGCAACAAATAAATTGCATTGTTTGGGTGATTTCCTGTCTGTTCAAGTTGCACCACAGCACGTTTGGGTTAGCCAAGCTCCAGAGTCAAAAATCCTGAACAAACACAGCTGGAAGTTTAAATGCTTTTGGTTTTACAAGCACAGACTCAGGACAGAGCTGGGTGGGTTCTCAAGGGGATAATTCAGTAAATGCATTACCCCAGAATCTTCCTTGTGTATTTTCCATATTATGACCTTTATGGTCTCCCATGAGTTGTGAAGTGACAGTCCTGAATATTCTGACAGTGTCACTATAACCATGCACTGCACAGCTTTTGCCCTTCACCGCAGTGAGAAAGATCATTTAAATTTTACAGAATTTTCATATTTGTAaaaaactttcttttaaaaccagaaattaaaCTGAATTGTGTTATGAACTCTAAAGCATTTTTCATCCAATTTTCTCTTACTACATTCACAAGACAGAGTCCTCTATACAATCTATTTGTCAATATGGAGATCTAATACAATTCAATTATAGCACCATTAAAAGAAAGAATTGAGACactaaacagaaaaattaaggGAGACAACATTTTCCTCTATCCCCTCTAATTTAGCAGTTTCAAGGAGGCAAAAAGAAAACCTAATTATGTTCAAGCTTTCCAGTCCACAGCACTGAGCCAAGACATTCTTGATAGACTTGAAATTAATCTTTCTACATGAATTCGAGTGCTCACAGGACTCTCCTCATTCTCCCACCAGCAATAGGAAGTGCTGCAATTTGGTAAAACAAAATCAGCACCAAGAAGTCTTAAATACTTGTACTGAACACACAACCACAAAGGTGTTTAATACAGAAGTGCCAATATCCGAAAATAAGAAGTGTTTAATATCAGAAGTGCCAGACCTGCCTGGCAATCTGAAGCCTTGGAACATTTCAAAATGCAGAATATTTATCATCTCCTATTCTGATCAGAGTAATGAAACATTTGTGGCCTAATTTATACATGTTTTccaagttttcattttgaagagCTGAAGTTAAATTCTCTTCATCTTTGCACCATGAATTTCATGTTTCCTCATAAGAAACTCCACAGACTCTGTTGTTTTGCTGGTTGTCTCTACAACTGCTGCTACaaataccaggaaaaaaattcttgtgTATAAATAGCAACATTCATGTTGAATTGCTTTGAATAGTTAATGCATAAACAAAGccataaaatctaaaaaaaaaaaatccctccacCCCAAGCCCTTGTTTTTAATGGCAATCTTCCTGTTCTCAAGCATCCATCCTTGAGCAGGATTCCAATGGATTTGTACCATCACTGGGCAGCCTAAAGAAGTTTTCAGAGAGCTCTGAAGTTGAGACAGCGAGTGCTGACAGATCTGTGCACGAGACTCAAGTCACACATTCACTATCACAGAACCAAGGTTGGAAAAGGTCACCAAGGccatcgagtccaacctgtgGCTGctccccaccttgtcaccctGCCCAGAGCACCAAGTGCCACGTCCAGGCATTCCTTGGCCATCTCCAGGGGTGGGGACTCCAATGAAGTGTCCAATATTCAAAGCCATTTACCTGCTCTGTCAGCTTTCAGCGTGTCCCACACGTTGCAGTTGAAGTCATCATACCCAGCTAGGAGCAGGCGGCCACTCTTGGAAAATGCTACAGAGGTGATGCCACAGATGATGTTGTCATGGGAATAAACCATCAGCTCCTGGTCAGCCCGCAGGTCGAAGAGCCGGCACGTGGCATCGTCCGAGCCCGTGGCAAAGGCGTTGCCGTTGGGGAAGAACTtcatggggagaaaaaaaccacaaatggTTTCAATTTAATCCCTCTGCATCCCACCAGAGCACAGCAAACCAGAGGCTGCACCTCTCCACACTGGGATATGGATAAACCCAGTGAAGAAACACATGAACCAACACCCAGTTTCCATGTTTTCCCAGTTTCTTGGTGTTTCCTGAAACACAGAGTTTCAGGTGATTCTCTCAGCTCtacacatttatttaaaaaaacccagaaaatacTTGATTGTGCTGAAGAGCTGAGAAATAGGAAATGCTAAAGGAAGCAGCTACATACACAGATGGCGTTGATGTCCGACTCGTGGCCGGTGAAGGTTTGCCGGCACATTCCTTCTCTGACATCCCACAGTTTGGCAGAGGCATCGCAGGCACCAGAAACAAAACACCGGGCATCGGGGGCAAGGGACAAACTCATCACGTCTCCAGTGTGCCCAGTAAATGTGGTTGTCTGCTGACCAGTTTCTATGTCCCAGAGAGCACTGGAAAGAAtaattaaagaggaaaaaaatcaacacgTTTGTGCTCCTTGGTGAGGTCTTTTTATCACTGCTGAAGTAAAACTCCAAGTATTAATAACATTGATCCTGACAATAGAAACAAGCATTTTTGGTTTAGGTATTGCAGATTAATTGTGCATAAATGACCTTAAAGCCATCCTCAATTTTGAAACATTGGGggttttaaattgaaaaacagtggaaaaaacTAATGAATGGCACTGAGGGCTGCTCATCCCAAAGTTCTCTGCCATGGCTGTTATCCAGTACTACCACAGCTTCATTGAAAGCAGCAGTGGTAAGGCTACAGCAAAAGCTGAGCCagcatttctcatttttataaaCTCACAGAGGATGAGTAACTTTGTGAATTATGTCTGATCTTAAAGTTGCAAGTCAGCCAAATCACTACTACAGTGATAATTAAGAGTATAAAAGGAAAGAATGCTATCACCTCCTTAAGAAGAGGTCTAAACACTTTAGGAAGtcaggatttttaatttctgtaatttctcaGCAAACCAGAGCCATCAGCAGCAGGTTCAAACCAGGCAAACAAGAGATGCCTGTACTTTATGATAAAGTCCTTTGATGCTTGGCTGAACTGAGGTGATGTCAAGGACAGCTGCAGAATTACTACAGAGCTCCTGAAGCAGCTGTATTCTCTTACAAAGAGCATAATTTCTACAAACCATCTCAGTTTTGTTATAGTTTTTTGGTTTCTCTCAACATCAACACatattcagaaatatatttGGTTTTAATCCTGTATATATTCCATAACTACTCAGAATCAGGCATTTAAAGAGACTGGCATTGTGTAGGACAGGTATTTATTAGACAGCCTTTGCTCTAAGTGCTGCTGCTTGGGAGAACTGTAATGCTTTTAAGAAATAGATATAATAGAAaaatctatgaaaaaaaaaattgaggccTTTTTTAGTTCAGAAGCCAGTATTTATGAAGATACACACCTACATTCTTCTCAAAAAACCCAGCTATTGTCACTGGAGAATATTTTCTAGGAGCTCTTCTGAATAACAAGCATAGACTCAGGACAGAACTGGGTGGGTTCTCAAGGGGATAACTTACATTCTGTATTAGAAATATCCAAACATGACTGCTTAAGTAATAAATACTGAATACAAAAAGAGTTTTGAGGAAAATCATTAGTCTAATACAGTTATTTCTGAAAGCCAAATAGATACATGAATAAAAAAATGCCCACAACATCCTAACACAGAATTAGGTCAGGCTCTTCAGAACATGGGTACAAGGAAACAGCCAAAGCTCACAGGGTTGAAATTACCAGCAAAAAGTGACATGTGAGCAGTATCACCTGTCTTATGGGTGATGATGAAGTTTGTGAAGGACAAAGTTTCCTTCAGGCACAGAAAGTGGATTAGAAAAGCCtttcctggcagtgctgtgcccaTGTCCCAGCTTACCAAGTGGTGTCGCCAGAGCTGGTGACGATCTGATTATCATCCAGGAAACGACAGCAGGACAAGTAGCCTGGAAACAGAGCAAAAGGTGCACAAATAAGGCCAGAGATGACCCTTCAAAGGGAAATTGGTTTGCTAATAagctgcttcctcctctcctgaaGCTGCAGCAAGAAACACTAAAAGCCTAAAGTGCAACAGATGATTTTTGTATAGGAATCTGCACTGTTTTGGACAAAATGTGGTTTGGCTCTTTGGAGACCACCCCAACCCAACCAgaggaagggggagaaaagTGTGGCCAAGCTGGGGAGGAGTCCAAGTGAGCCTGCACTGCACACACCCAACTTGCTAATAAAGTGGATCTCGGTCTCACTgcatccagcagcagcaaatgctGATGACCTCAACTGTGTCAGACCactgaggaaaaataaactgcATTCCTGTCAGTGCAAAGACCTGAGCATGGGCATTGGATGTTTCCCAACAGTGGCATCAAAGAAGTTCATCTGAATGCTCTGAAGCAtcttttttcctgaaatccCATCTGCCAAACTATCAGTGGAGCCACTCTGATTACAGAATCAGCCTGCCTGCCAACCACCTCCATTTTACAAAGCACAGAATTCAAACTACAGCAGGAAATATGAAAACCTGCAAACATCAAGTTCCAGCTGTAAGTTTTTGTTCGATTTTACAGCTGAAAAACTGTTTAAGaacatttaaaaccaaaagGTCTGCAGCTAAGCTCCTGCCTGAGGAAAGAAGTAGATCATTATTAGCAAAttatatttaaagtattttttttttcatttttactgtgCTGAGGTAATTCTGAGCAGCACTCACCTGTGTGCCCAGCGAGCTCACGGCTGACACGGACATTCCCTTCACGAGTTTTCAAGTTATAAATGGAGCAGATG
This genomic stretch from Taeniopygia guttata chromosome 21, bTaeGut7.mat, whole genome shotgun sequence harbors:
- the GNB1 gene encoding guanine nucleotide-binding protein G(I)/G(S)/G(T) subunit beta-1, with amino-acid sequence MSELDQLRQEAEQLKNQIRDARKACADATLAQITANIDPVGRIQMRTRRTLRGHLAKIYAMHWGTDSRLLVSASQDGKLIIWDSYTTNKVHAIPLRSSWVMTCAYAPSGNYVACGGLDNICSIYNLKTREGNVRVSRELAGHTGYLSCCRFLDDNQIVTSSGDTTCALWDIETGQQTTTFTGHTGDVMSLSLAPDARCFVSGACDASAKLWDVREGMCRQTFTGHESDINAICFFPNGNAFATGSDDATCRLFDLRADQELMVYSHDNIICGITSVAFSKSGRLLLAGYDDFNCNVWDTLKADRAGVLAGHDNRVSCLGVTDDGMAVATGSWDSFLKIWN